From a region of the Hymenobacter sp. GOD-10R genome:
- a CDS encoding Fic family protein, with amino-acid sequence MRRIPVYIHQLPTWPQFSWQAAALENLLGAVRHQQGRLLGRLDGLGLDLRNEATLQTLTLDVLKSSEIEGELLPPASVRSSLAHRLGLERGGLPPSDRRVEGVVAMMLDATQQAEQPLTASRLFNWHRALFPTGHSGLYAVRVGAWRTGPMQVVSGPLGRERIHYEAPPAEAVDAQMQQFLAWFNAPLDLDPVLRAAIAHFWFVTIHPFDDGNGRIARAIADLQLSRADGTGQRCYSMSAQIQAERQAYYDLLETSQRGSLDLTSWLTWFLSCLGRALTRAEQTLAQVLAKAQFWERHQQTTLSERQRRLVTRLLDGFEGKLTTSKWARMAKCSQDTAGRDIAELISKGILVKESAGGRSTSYRLAPEV; translated from the coding sequence GCGGCGGCATTGGAAAACCTATTGGGGGCTGTTCGCCACCAGCAAGGTCGTCTGCTCGGGCGACTGGATGGCTTGGGCTTGGACTTGCGCAACGAGGCGACCCTGCAGACGCTCACCTTGGACGTACTCAAGTCCAGTGAAATCGAAGGCGAGTTGCTGCCACCTGCCTCCGTGCGCTCTTCCTTGGCCCACCGATTGGGCTTGGAGCGGGGTGGACTTCCTCCCTCGGACCGCCGCGTGGAAGGAGTCGTGGCCATGATGCTGGACGCCACGCAGCAGGCCGAGCAGCCCCTGACGGCATCACGCTTGTTCAACTGGCACCGCGCCTTGTTCCCCACCGGGCACAGCGGCTTGTATGCCGTACGGGTTGGGGCTTGGCGCACCGGCCCCATGCAGGTCGTCTCCGGCCCCTTAGGTCGGGAACGAATTCACTACGAAGCACCACCGGCGGAGGCAGTGGACGCGCAGATGCAGCAGTTCCTAGCCTGGTTCAATGCCCCCTTGGACCTGGATCCGGTGCTGAGAGCCGCCATCGCGCACTTCTGGTTCGTGACCATCCACCCCTTTGACGACGGCAACGGGCGCATCGCCCGGGCCATTGCTGACCTGCAACTCTCCCGCGCGGACGGCACCGGGCAGCGGTGTTACAGTATGTCGGCGCAGATCCAGGCCGAGCGCCAGGCATACTATGACTTGCTGGAGACCAGCCAGCGCGGGTCGCTGGACCTGACGAGTTGGTTAACGTGGTTTCTGAGCTGCTTAGGCCGAGCGCTGACCCGTGCCGAGCAGACGTTGGCGCAGGTGCTGGCCAAGGCCCAATTCTGGGAACGCCACCAGCAGACTACGCTTTCCGAGCGGCAGCGGCGACTCGTGACGCGGCTGCTGGACGGCTTTGAAGGCAAGTTGACCACGTCCAAGTGGGCGCGCATGGCCAAGTGCTCCCAAGATACGGCGGGACGTGACATCGCCGAGTTGATCAGCAAAGGCATCCTGGTCAAAGAGAGCGCCGGTGGCCGGAGCACCAGCTACCGCTTAGCCCCGGAGGTGTAA
- a CDS encoding helix-turn-helix transcriptional regulator gives MNDDPIKVFGQVVREARKQRSMSQEELAFESDLDRTFISHVETGRKQPSLSTIISLARALNEMPSVLLRRVEERLRRDSL, from the coding sequence ATGAATGACGATCCAATTAAAGTATTTGGACAGGTCGTCCGCGAGGCCAGGAAGCAGCGCAGTATGTCACAGGAAGAACTAGCTTTCGAGAGTGATTTAGACCGCACGTTCATCTCGCATGTAGAAACTGGTCGAAAGCAACCTAGTTTGTCTACCATCATTTCCTTGGCTCGTGCCTTAAATGAAATGCCCTCGGTGCTGCTGCGACGAGTTGAAGAACGGTTAAGACGAGATAGCCTCTAA
- a CDS encoding site-specific integrase: MEELLIQFPVLSEHKTVAYWLHLNDLAGLTHSTQFKYAWGLADYLKFCQKLQVDHLGATQEHTSLYRKALQQRTWCKGHVVHSGLAKATMRQRMSILKLYYTYLKEEGMRDTIPLRTRNPWSHNHNAQGNSFGDVTESEVFWIPDTLEWNAIVEKIKTSSLRNELMLMLAYEAALRREEVCSLQIGDLDQNHLLLTVRKETTKNNMQRIVPISAPTHRLFAQYLALRPFAPSPKDPLFLSNSRSNKNEPITIWTWSKVIRATGLRTGLLEFRTHTMRHLRITHLVQAGVDLYTIAKLVGHKNPATTMRYTHLRPEQLAVKVRAALDAISLKFGNPLQQF, encoded by the coding sequence ATGGAGGAACTACTTATTCAATTTCCAGTGCTCTCAGAGCACAAGACTGTTGCCTACTGGCTACACTTAAATGACCTTGCAGGTTTAACTCACAGTACACAATTCAAGTACGCGTGGGGCTTAGCGGACTATTTAAAGTTCTGCCAAAAGCTTCAAGTTGACCACCTCGGTGCCACACAAGAACATACTTCACTTTATCGGAAAGCGTTGCAGCAACGAACTTGGTGTAAAGGACATGTAGTCCACAGTGGGTTGGCAAAAGCTACTATGCGCCAGCGCATGTCAATACTAAAGCTCTACTACACTTACCTAAAGGAAGAAGGAATGCGTGATACCATCCCGTTGCGCACCCGAAACCCTTGGTCCCACAATCACAATGCTCAAGGTAATTCGTTCGGTGACGTGACCGAAAGCGAAGTATTCTGGATCCCCGACACATTAGAATGGAATGCGATTGTAGAGAAGATAAAGACTAGCTCTCTTCGGAACGAGTTGATGTTGATGCTGGCTTACGAAGCGGCGTTGCGGCGAGAGGAAGTATGTTCTTTGCAGATAGGCGATTTGGATCAAAACCATCTGTTGCTAACGGTGCGTAAAGAAACCACTAAGAACAATATGCAGCGGATAGTACCTATCTCGGCCCCAACTCACCGGTTATTCGCACAATATCTTGCATTAAGACCCTTTGCCCCTAGCCCAAAAGATCCACTTTTCTTGTCTAATTCAAGGAGTAATAAAAACGAACCTATTACGATTTGGACTTGGAGTAAAGTTATCCGTGCGACTGGGTTACGAACAGGTTTGCTGGAATTTAGAACGCATACCATGCGTCACTTGCGGATTACACACCTAGTGCAAGCAGGAGTAGACCTCTATACTATAGCAAAATTGGTCGGGCATAAGAATCCCGCGACCACGATGCGCTATACGCATCTGCGCCCCGAGCAGCTTGCGGTGAAAGTAAGAGCCGCATTGGATGCGATCTCCCTAAAGTTTGGTAATCCTTTGCAACAGTTCTAG
- a CDS encoding tyrosine-type recombinase/integrase, with product MSTQNPIETWAASLQSLDKQACLYPAEIDSLAAWAFNQSISPHSLFSQSINWQPLARLLEPVKRVFTHYGSDKPDEVEMQACCHLILYEMHRRQTAFWAWDETTWLDMIALTKSAFVIKHKLRRHQPRLKPATVRLYLMRCAYLLKEVPVYALVPIRQPVVAATSIFGATALQAALSTVKTELARSGWSTEGCTEALASSIGQALLHNRNPNLEDLTFSAVELVYQQLYRYPSLRRACILLSKALHSLAILPQPLIASRQLNVVRLGQADTLPAVWFDLIENWAAVADCSEGLRNTVRFHAAKAGRYSATLPGVPGPAQWDKTITMQFVSAVKKMNKGEWAHPRLATRYNPIDQEVKPASQALCLNCLRRFFTDCQEWGWIPKLFIAQRYLATPRSISRLCGVKPRAIEEEKWGKLLMASLSLTPEDLSGTTAKLASGQILRRKAHYPFLMERAIAVTWLLAGLRSNEIARLAVGCIRQVPVTKGYSALLEKGAVRGACYLRVPAHKTGKPFDKAIAQEVGETIMTWEKVRPPSPARQDKKTREQTHFLFQWRGGNLGPTYINARLIPALCRKAGIDTSDRHGPITSHRARATIATQMYLSGEMGLLDLQKWFAHKSLRTTLYYLDVPDDKLLQAFMKANGYVIDQAKRLGQTTLPASESVTPEAMFKHLASSRAHLLASISSLEKLCTTATLTETDRRTFQENLAALRLLAQQLPPEPEV from the coding sequence ATGAGCACCCAAAACCCAATCGAAACTTGGGCGGCATCTCTGCAGTCGCTTGATAAACAGGCATGCCTGTACCCCGCAGAAATTGATTCGCTCGCCGCGTGGGCATTTAATCAAAGTATCTCCCCACATTCGCTGTTTAGCCAATCAATCAACTGGCAACCCTTAGCTCGCTTGCTTGAACCGGTGAAACGCGTTTTCACCCACTACGGCTCCGATAAGCCGGATGAGGTAGAAATGCAAGCTTGTTGCCACCTAATATTGTATGAAATGCACCGGCGACAGACCGCGTTCTGGGCCTGGGATGAAACTACTTGGCTTGATATGATTGCGTTGACAAAGTCAGCATTTGTTATCAAGCACAAACTCCGCCGTCACCAGCCCCGTCTGAAGCCCGCTACTGTACGCCTCTATTTGATGCGTTGCGCATATTTACTGAAAGAAGTACCTGTATACGCGTTAGTTCCTATAAGGCAACCAGTTGTCGCAGCAACCAGCATTTTTGGCGCAACTGCGTTACAAGCGGCCCTTTCTACAGTAAAAACTGAACTGGCGCGTAGCGGCTGGTCAACCGAAGGATGCACGGAAGCCCTAGCCAGCAGCATCGGGCAAGCCCTACTGCATAACCGCAATCCTAACCTGGAAGATTTAACGTTCAGCGCTGTCGAACTAGTCTACCAGCAGCTATACCGTTATCCCTCCTTACGCCGGGCATGTATCCTCTTGTCCAAGGCACTCCATAGCCTGGCGATACTGCCTCAACCTCTGATTGCGTCCCGGCAGCTCAACGTGGTGCGGCTAGGGCAAGCAGACACATTGCCGGCAGTCTGGTTTGACTTAATTGAAAATTGGGCGGCGGTTGCTGACTGCAGTGAGGGGCTGCGAAATACGGTTAGATTCCATGCTGCCAAGGCAGGAAGGTACTCAGCGACACTACCCGGCGTTCCAGGACCAGCGCAATGGGATAAAACCATTACGATGCAATTTGTCTCCGCTGTTAAAAAGATGAACAAAGGAGAATGGGCGCACCCTCGTTTGGCAACCAGATATAACCCAATCGATCAGGAAGTGAAACCAGCTTCCCAGGCACTATGTCTGAATTGCTTACGCCGCTTCTTCACCGATTGCCAGGAGTGGGGGTGGATTCCCAAGTTATTTATTGCACAACGCTATTTAGCTACTCCTAGATCTATTTCACGTTTATGTGGTGTTAAGCCTCGTGCTATCGAAGAAGAGAAATGGGGCAAATTATTAATGGCCAGCTTGTCACTCACTCCGGAAGACCTTTCCGGCACGACCGCTAAACTTGCTAGTGGCCAGATTCTGCGACGGAAAGCACATTACCCTTTCCTGATGGAGCGCGCAATAGCCGTAACATGGTTGTTGGCTGGTTTGAGAAGTAACGAGATTGCAAGATTAGCGGTTGGTTGTATACGTCAAGTACCAGTTACGAAGGGTTACTCTGCCTTATTAGAAAAAGGAGCCGTTCGGGGCGCTTGCTATCTGCGCGTACCTGCTCATAAAACCGGCAAACCCTTTGACAAGGCTATCGCGCAAGAAGTTGGCGAAACGATCATGACTTGGGAGAAGGTAAGACCGCCCAGTCCTGCACGCCAGGACAAAAAAACCCGAGAACAAACGCATTTTTTGTTCCAGTGGCGCGGTGGTAACCTTGGCCCAACATACATTAATGCCCGACTTATTCCTGCCTTGTGCCGTAAAGCAGGAATAGATACTTCTGATAGACACGGGCCCATCACTAGTCATCGCGCGCGCGCCACTATCGCGACGCAAATGTACTTGAGCGGGGAAATGGGACTTCTCGATTTACAAAAGTGGTTCGCGCATAAATCGCTACGTACGACCTTGTACTATCTTGATGTTCCGGATGACAAGCTATTGCAGGCTTTCATGAAGGCGAATGGGTACGTTATCGATCAGGCAAAGAGACTTGGGCAGACCACCCTGCCTGCTTCTGAATCAGTAACACCAGAAGCAATGTTCAAACATCTTGCTTCTTCACGCGCCCATTTACTGGCCTCAATAAGTAGCCTAGAAAAGCTATGTACTACTGCGACTCTTACAGAAACCGATCGGCGAACTTTCCAAGAAAATCTTGCCGCGTTAAGGCTGTTAGCGCAGCAGCTGCCGCCCGAACCTGAAGTTTAA
- a CDS encoding replication initiation protein produces MQGNLFPETQNSSKLLVQRNDLVNARFGFTTLEMRLFMAMLSRIRREDTEFHEVLIPVREIIALSGRRPSRNDYDQLERMCDKITSKKLTIRTSAPPRRRKRRAGEEDMGDFEKIPLMAYASYSSEHCALKVRFNDYVRDHLLQLNEGNFTQVELIQLLKLKSAHSFRIYWLLKQRGEYGERTFGVDELKCLLGLEEDYSKFSMFRIRVLKVAQRELAQTNLAFEFEEKTLTGMSGVQEIRFVFTKLKGKNSLPEPGGAETPKWMEALRAIEVSEASILAVGQRIELGHFDPDYVLFVIAELKKRKEAGKIMTLAGYVVDAIKNDYKLPEYLVRLQKRQLAGQPKEKKVDPVVYLMTDVRAGYELAVKRKLTNELFEEYLQRIYLAQGFQIEKNRLGIEAVVKRA; encoded by the coding sequence ATGCAAGGAAATCTCTTCCCCGAAACTCAAAACTCGAGCAAGCTCTTAGTGCAGCGCAACGACTTAGTCAATGCACGGTTTGGATTCACAACTCTGGAGATGCGATTGTTTATGGCGATGCTCTCGCGCATTCGTCGGGAAGACACTGAATTTCACGAAGTACTTATCCCTGTACGAGAGATCATTGCTCTCTCGGGCCGTCGCCCTTCACGCAATGATTATGATCAACTGGAGCGAATGTGCGACAAAATCACCTCTAAAAAGCTAACTATCCGGACTAGTGCGCCGCCCCGACGTCGCAAGCGGCGGGCAGGAGAGGAGGATATGGGCGATTTCGAGAAAATTCCATTGATGGCCTACGCTAGCTACAGTAGCGAGCATTGTGCTTTGAAAGTACGTTTCAATGACTACGTACGAGACCATCTTTTACAACTAAACGAAGGTAACTTCACTCAAGTCGAATTAATCCAGCTACTAAAATTGAAGTCGGCCCACTCCTTTCGTATTTACTGGCTACTAAAACAGCGGGGGGAGTACGGGGAACGCACATTTGGGGTAGATGAACTCAAATGTCTATTAGGACTAGAAGAAGACTATTCCAAGTTTTCGATGTTTCGGATTCGCGTACTGAAGGTAGCTCAGAGGGAGTTGGCTCAGACAAACCTCGCTTTCGAATTTGAGGAAAAGACCCTGACAGGAATGAGCGGTGTACAAGAAATCAGGTTTGTATTCACCAAACTGAAAGGAAAAAATAGTCTACCGGAGCCAGGTGGAGCAGAAACGCCAAAATGGATGGAAGCCTTACGTGCGATTGAAGTAAGTGAGGCTAGTATTCTCGCCGTTGGACAGCGTATTGAGTTAGGTCACTTTGACCCAGATTATGTACTTTTTGTAATTGCCGAATTAAAGAAACGCAAAGAAGCAGGAAAGATAATGACGTTGGCGGGCTACGTGGTCGATGCAATCAAGAATGACTACAAATTACCCGAGTACCTAGTGCGACTTCAAAAACGCCAATTGGCTGGTCAGCCGAAGGAAAAGAAAGTGGACCCCGTGGTCTATCTCATGACGGATGTACGGGCCGGTTATGAATTAGCTGTTAAGCGTAAACTAACCAATGAGCTATTCGAGGAATACCTTCAGCGCATCTATCTAGCACAAGGCTTCCAGATTGAAAAAAACAGACTAGGAATTGAGGCCGTTGTGAAGCGCGCGTAA
- a CDS encoding ParA family protein has product MYVILENVTILAALSTQSSMITLCFANNKGGVGKTSSALNVGYSLAHRGFRVLFCDCDPQRNLSQSFGQNLEGTHLGDLLMLKGEFTQDDVRAAIYPVNDRIGLLPSHPKLAAYEPQIGHIAEARDWIKEILDLIAEEYDYCILDTPPSLGNLVVWALIASDLLFIPVQPELYGYEGLSNIAQAVTRMHAKLNPRLQVGGIFFTKYSAGYRRRLHHDVVELISSHFGELGPVLKTSIRENVSIANAQMAGASLLDFAPESNGAQDYTALTDEILAQLNVEKPA; this is encoded by the coding sequence ATGTATGTAATTCTAGAAAATGTAACTATACTAGCGGCTCTTTCAACCCAATCTTCTATGATTACTCTTTGTTTTGCAAACAACAAAGGAGGAGTAGGTAAGACCTCCTCAGCCTTAAATGTTGGCTATTCGCTAGCTCACCGGGGCTTTCGCGTTCTTTTCTGTGACTGTGACCCGCAACGAAACTTAAGTCAATCCTTTGGACAGAATCTTGAAGGAACTCACTTAGGCGATTTATTGATGCTCAAAGGTGAATTCACTCAGGATGATGTTCGAGCTGCTATCTACCCAGTTAATGACCGCATTGGGCTGTTGCCTTCCCACCCAAAGTTAGCTGCCTATGAACCCCAAATTGGACACATTGCCGAAGCTCGCGACTGGATTAAGGAGATTTTAGACCTAATTGCTGAAGAGTATGACTATTGTATCCTCGACACCCCGCCTAGTCTGGGTAACTTAGTTGTGTGGGCGCTTATCGCTAGCGACCTACTATTTATTCCAGTGCAGCCGGAGCTTTATGGCTACGAAGGTTTGTCGAACATTGCGCAGGCCGTCACGCGCATGCACGCCAAATTGAATCCTCGGTTGCAGGTAGGAGGGATCTTCTTTACTAAATACTCGGCTGGTTATCGTCGGCGACTGCATCATGATGTAGTAGAACTAATTAGTAGCCACTTCGGTGAGTTGGGGCCAGTACTTAAAACATCCATTCGGGAAAATGTTTCCATTGCTAACGCTCAGATGGCGGGCGCTTCTCTCCTGGATTTTGCTCCTGAGTCTAATGGTGCCCAAGACTATACTGCATTAACTGACGAAATATTAGCGCAACTCAATGTCGAAAAACCTGCTTAA
- a CDS encoding tyrosine-type recombinase/integrase, giving the protein MESSSEIVTTSPALPSLSELAEHTARYVEAGLSGAANTAKAYAGDLKRFGAWCMAHGLEPLPASVDTLAGFVTHLAQTGKKVATIQRHCAAVSKAHALRGLDSPTDDKKFKILLEGISRVKGVRQKQAPAFTLAAFKRIVKSIDAQTVAGQRDKVILLLGFSGAFRRSELSALNIEDLSFAEEGLLVDLKKSKTNQLGENEEKAIFYSPELPLCPIRSLQSWLKTLGRSEGPLLVSLRKNSHLTHRRLTDKHVNLIVQRYLGAKFTAHSLRASFVTIAKLNGADDAEVMNQTKHKTTAMIRRYTRLDNIRQHNAAQKLGL; this is encoded by the coding sequence ATGGAGTCCTCTTCCGAAATTGTCACCACTTCGCCAGCACTGCCCTCCTTATCGGAGCTCGCCGAGCACACCGCTCGTTACGTGGAAGCCGGTTTGTCCGGGGCCGCAAATACGGCTAAGGCGTACGCTGGAGACTTGAAGCGTTTCGGGGCGTGGTGCATGGCGCACGGACTCGAACCACTACCGGCTTCGGTGGATACCTTGGCGGGCTTTGTCACGCACCTAGCGCAGACCGGCAAAAAGGTCGCTACCATTCAGCGCCATTGCGCGGCCGTGAGCAAGGCCCATGCCCTACGCGGGCTCGATTCGCCCACGGACGACAAGAAGTTCAAGATCCTGCTGGAAGGCATCAGTCGGGTCAAAGGGGTGCGGCAGAAGCAAGCCCCGGCGTTCACGCTAGCGGCCTTTAAGCGTATTGTCAAAAGTATAGATGCACAAACCGTCGCCGGTCAGCGCGACAAAGTCATTCTGCTACTCGGCTTCTCGGGGGCGTTTCGCCGCTCCGAACTTTCGGCCCTCAATATCGAGGACTTGAGCTTCGCCGAGGAAGGGTTGCTCGTGGACTTGAAAAAGAGCAAGACCAACCAACTCGGCGAAAACGAGGAGAAGGCCATCTTCTACTCGCCGGAGTTACCGCTCTGTCCTATTCGGTCGCTGCAAAGCTGGCTAAAAACGCTCGGCCGCAGTGAAGGCCCTTTACTGGTATCACTGCGCAAAAACAGTCACCTCACGCACCGGCGCCTGACTGATAAGCACGTGAACTTGATTGTACAACGCTACTTAGGCGCCAAGTTCACGGCGCACTCCCTGCGGGCTTCCTTTGTGACCATTGCCAAGCTCAACGGGGCCGATGACGCGGAAGTCATGAACCAGACCAAGCACAAGACCACGGCCATGATCCGTCGCTACACCCGCCTGGATAATATTCGCCAGCACAACGCGGCCCAGAAACTTGGCTTATAG
- a CDS encoding site-specific integrase: protein MSPDPTSLSVLPAHELGAVRSIDDYAESAARYVTTGQRGAANTQRAYAGDWLRFTTWCQHHGRPSLPADVATLAAFVTSLADAGKKVATIQRHCAAISKAHQLARMPTPTDDRQFKELLEGISREKGVRQKQAPAFTLAYFKRMLLSIDTARPDGVRDRALLLLGLAGAFRRDELASIDIEHLRFDEDGLVVELPHSKTNQKGEAEEKAIFFAPDRRSCPVRAVKDWLDYLQQQGRTQGPLFVSFHKGQRLSRRRLSTFSLNELVQLRLGKQYTAHSLRASFVTIAKLNGADDAEVMNQTKHKTTAMIRRYTRLDNIRQHNAAHKLGL, encoded by the coding sequence ATGTCGCCCGATCCTACTTCCCTTTCGGTTCTGCCCGCTCACGAGCTGGGTGCCGTGCGCAGTATCGACGACTACGCCGAGTCCGCTGCGCGTTACGTTACGACCGGCCAGCGCGGGGCGGCCAACACCCAGCGCGCTTACGCCGGCGACTGGCTGCGTTTCACCACCTGGTGTCAGCACCACGGCCGTCCATCGCTGCCGGCCGACGTGGCCACGCTGGCCGCCTTCGTCACCTCGTTAGCCGACGCAGGCAAGAAGGTGGCCACCATCCAGCGCCACTGCGCGGCCATCAGCAAAGCCCATCAACTCGCTCGCATGCCCACTCCCACCGACGACCGGCAGTTCAAAGAACTGCTGGAAGGTATTAGTCGCGAAAAGGGCGTACGGCAGAAGCAAGCTCCCGCCTTCACGCTGGCCTACTTCAAACGCATGCTGCTCAGTATTGACACCGCACGACCCGACGGGGTGCGCGATCGGGCGCTACTGCTGCTGGGTTTAGCCGGGGCTTTTCGCCGGGATGAGCTGGCCAGTATTGATATCGAGCACCTACGCTTTGACGAAGATGGCTTGGTGGTGGAGTTGCCGCACAGCAAAACTAACCAGAAGGGCGAAGCCGAAGAGAAAGCCATCTTCTTCGCCCCTGATCGGCGCAGCTGCCCGGTGCGCGCGGTCAAGGACTGGCTGGACTACCTGCAGCAGCAGGGCCGCACCCAGGGGCCGCTGTTTGTCTCCTTTCACAAGGGCCAGCGCCTGAGCCGGCGCCGGCTGAGCACCTTCAGCCTGAACGAACTGGTACAGCTGCGCCTGGGGAAGCAGTACACTGCGCACTCGTTGCGGGCTTCTTTTGTGACCATTGCTAAGCTCAACGGGGCCGATGACGCGGAGGTCATGAACCAGACCAAGCACAAGACCACGGCTATGATCCGCCGCTACACGCGTCTGGACAACATCCGCCAGCACAATGCCGCCCATAAGCTGGGCTTATAG
- a CDS encoding NAD(P)-dependent oxidoreductase, producing the protein MSNPPSSARPRILVTGGAGKLGKVCVADLVAHDYDVFVVDTVPVKGVPGIIADLADFGQTLDALSSVGQEIHAGVAPQAFNAIVHLAAFPTPRQYPDAHLFQNNLMGTYNIFEAARRLGIQQVIWASSETTLGEPFDEAAPYVPVDEDYPLRAKSAYALAKVLMEDMARQFCYQTPALKLVGLRFSNVMEPADYVKFPAYNADPQERKWNMWSYIDARDGAQAIRKALEWDATGMHAFIIANADTVMTTPSAELMTTIFPTVPVKKALAEHETLLSIEKARRVLGYEPAFSWRNEIRPEDGRNSQTQPSTFHGEVPTPRKGGVGTSHA; encoded by the coding sequence ATGAGCAACCCCCCATCTTCTGCGCGCCCGCGCATCCTCGTCACGGGCGGAGCCGGCAAACTAGGCAAGGTCTGCGTGGCCGACCTGGTAGCCCATGACTACGACGTATTTGTGGTCGACACTGTGCCTGTCAAAGGCGTGCCCGGCATCATCGCCGATCTAGCCGACTTTGGCCAAACGCTGGATGCTCTCTCTTCCGTGGGCCAGGAAATCCATGCGGGTGTGGCCCCACAGGCCTTCAACGCTATTGTGCACCTGGCGGCCTTCCCCACCCCGCGGCAATATCCCGACGCGCATTTGTTCCAGAACAACCTGATGGGCACCTACAACATCTTCGAGGCGGCGCGGCGCCTCGGCATCCAGCAGGTGATCTGGGCCTCCAGCGAAACGACTCTGGGCGAGCCCTTCGATGAGGCAGCGCCGTACGTCCCCGTCGACGAAGACTACCCCTTGCGGGCGAAGAGCGCGTATGCCCTCGCCAAAGTGCTCATGGAAGACATGGCGCGCCAGTTCTGCTACCAGACGCCCGCCCTCAAGCTCGTGGGCCTACGCTTCTCCAACGTGATGGAGCCGGCCGACTACGTGAAGTTTCCGGCGTATAACGCTGACCCGCAGGAGCGCAAGTGGAACATGTGGTCCTATATCGACGCCCGCGACGGGGCGCAGGCAATTCGCAAAGCCCTGGAGTGGGATGCCACGGGCATGCACGCCTTCATCATCGCTAACGCCGATACGGTCATGACCACACCGTCCGCCGAGTTGATGACCACGATCTTCCCCACGGTGCCCGTAAAGAAAGCACTGGCCGAGCACGAGACCCTGCTCTCGATTGAGAAAGCGCGCCGCGTACTGGGCTACGAGCCTGCCTTTAGCTGGCGCAACGAAATACGGCCAGAGGACGGGCGGAACTCACAGACGCAACCTTCTACATTCCATGGAGAGGTGCCTACCCCACGAAAAGGAGGTGTAGGCACCTCTCACGCGTAG
- a CDS encoding DUF1080 domain-containing protein, producing the protein MLLALTRCTTSKRSRQAAEWLTLFNGQDLREWTVKIQHHEVGENFGNTFRVADGAIQVRYDQYGDFNDQFGHLYYQVPFSYYHLKLEYRFVGALQRGAPSYTLRNSGVMFHAQDPHTMPKEQDWPISIEFQFLGGLGDGQPRPTGNMCSPGTQIVYKGQLDERHCIESTSKTYDGDQWVKAELIVLGDSSITHIINDDTVMRYAKPQIGGGVVNRYDPALKQDGKLLTSGFIALQSEGQPVDFRNIELQDLSKRR; encoded by the coding sequence ATGCTGCTGGCACTAACTCGTTGTACCACAAGTAAGCGTTCGCGCCAAGCAGCGGAATGGCTCACGCTCTTCAATGGCCAGGATCTGCGGGAGTGGACGGTGAAAATCCAGCACCATGAGGTAGGCGAGAATTTCGGGAACACGTTTCGCGTCGCCGACGGGGCTATTCAGGTGCGCTATGATCAGTACGGGGACTTCAATGATCAATTTGGCCACTTATACTATCAGGTACCCTTCTCCTATTACCACCTCAAACTCGAGTACCGCTTTGTCGGCGCGCTGCAGCGAGGAGCCCCCAGCTATACCTTACGCAATAGCGGTGTCATGTTCCATGCGCAAGACCCACACACCATGCCCAAGGAACAGGATTGGCCCATTTCCATTGAGTTCCAGTTCTTAGGGGGGCTGGGCGATGGCCAGCCGCGGCCCACGGGCAACATGTGTTCGCCGGGCACACAGATCGTGTACAAGGGGCAGCTGGATGAGCGCCACTGCATCGAGTCAACCTCGAAGACCTATGACGGGGACCAGTGGGTGAAAGCGGAGCTCATTGTGCTGGGCGATTCGAGCATTACCCACATTATCAACGACGATACGGTCATGCGCTACGCAAAGCCACAGATTGGGGGTGGGGTTGTAAACCGGTACGATCCGGCCCTGAAGCAGGATGGCAAATTACTAACGAGCGGGTTTATTGCCCTGCAAAGTGAAGGGCAGCCGGTGGACTTTCGCAATATCGAGCTCCAGGATTTGTCAAAACGGCGATAG